Part of the Verrucomicrobiota bacterium genome, TCCTGTATGATCGAGGAACCCGCTTTGGTCTCGCCTCGGGTGGCCGAACAGAATCAATCCTAATGTCAATGCCCCTTGAGGCACGTTGGTCATACGATTGGAAGCCACAAGCAAACTCACCTGAGGCACTGCTTCATTCACGCTTTTTACAACCGAGAGATTGGCTAGCCCCAGGAGCTCCGCTGGAGCCAATTCATTCAACCTGATGGGTTTGTCCCGCACACGTTTTCTTGACGCTCTGCATTGCCGAAACAAGGACCGAGCACCGGTCTGGCTTATGCGTCAGGCAGGACGTTATCTACCGGAATATCGTGCCCTCAAGGATCGCTACTCCTTTCGGACTCTCGTAAAGACTCCTGACTTGGCGACCGAAGTGACCCTACAACCCCTTCAACGGTTTCCTACCATTGACGCCGCAATCCTCTTTAGCGATATTCTGGTCATTCCAGAGGCGCTTGGTGTTGATTATCGGTTTCGCGATGAAGGCGGTATCGAGCTCGAAAAAACCGTACGCACTTCATCCGAATTGGCCACTCTCGAGCCCGCTGGAACGGCCGAACGTTTAAACTATGTCGGAGATGCGCTGAGACAGTTGCGCTCCTCGCTCAACGGAGAAAAAGCCCTCATCGGATTCTGCGGAGCTCCTTGGACTCTGGCACTCTACCTCGTTGAGGGTGGCTCGCCCGGAGAGGGAAAAAACCTTCGTTCCCTGCTCTACCGTTCCTCTGATTTGACAATCCAGTTACGAGACAAAATCACCGATTCGTGTATCGAGTACGTCCGGTTGCAGTGTGAATCAGGGGCAGATGCGATCCAACTCTTCGATTCCTGGGCGGGCCTATGCCCAGCTGATTTTTACGAAGTCTGGTGCCTTGAACCGGTGCGAAAGATTCAGGAGGCCTGCAATCGGCCCCTCATTCTCTTTTCTCGTGGAGCAGGCCACCGCCTCCACGATCAATGCGCCCTAAGGCCAAATGCATTGGGTGTAGACTGGTCCACTCCTCTTTCTCAGGCACGGGAAATCGTAGGGGATAAAGTCGCGCTGCAGGGTAATTTTGATCCGCTCATTCTTGAGACCGAACCAGAAATGGTATCCAAAGAAATTCGGAGTCTTTTGGAGGAACGAAAAGACGATCCCGGTTTCGTCCTCAACGGAGGCCACGGCCTAAGTCCATCCACGAAGATCGAATGCGTGGAGGCCCTCTTGGGGGAAGTCTGCAGAGCGAGTGCAAAACCAGCAAGGTAGGGCGCCGCGTTCCGCAAGCCGGGCAGTTTGAAACTAGATCCACGTTTCAAATTCATCCAGTACGGCTCGAAAAAATCCGCAAACAGAACCCCGTCTCTCTCGCCCAAAGAATCTCGCCGCACACTTCACCCGACCGAACGTTTGAGTCCCTTCGCCCGTTTACAACAAGTCGGGCCTCCGCTTGGAGGTCCGCTCATTTCGTTTCGCTTTCCGCCACAATTCGATCTTCTGGTGATCTCCCGAGAGCAACACCTCGGGCACTTTCATCCCGTTAAACTCGGCTGGCCTCGTGTATTGGGGAATACCGAGGAGACCTTCGACAAAACTGTCCTGTCCAAGAGACTGCGCCTCTCCAAGCACCCCGGGCAACTGTCTCGATACCGCGTCAATCAAAACCGCCGCGGGAAGCGTTCCATTGGTAAGAACGTAATCACCGATACTAATTTCATGATCCACTAACTTCTCCCGAATCCTCTCGTCGATCCCCTCATAATGTCCGCTCAAGAGGATAAGATGAGGAACTGTTGCCAAGTCCATGACGATTGAATGATTCAATGGTTCTCCGTCCGGTGCCAGATAGACCACGGTCGAATAATCGGTTTGCAGCTCCTCAATCGCAGCAAAAACGGGCTCCGGTTTCAAAACCATTCCAGCACCACCCCCAAACGGTCGGTCATCGGTTATTTGATGCTTATCGGTTGCCCATTTCCGAAGGTTGTGAACGGCAGCTTCGACCAATCCGCGATCGATGGCCTTTCCCACCATACTTTCCGATAGAAATCCATCCAGCATCGCAGGAAAAAGAGTAATCACATCGAATCTCATCCGACCTACCGCCTAAAGAAGTGCGATCCAATCGCTATCCTCGGATCATCTAGGTTACCCATCAGCCGCAACACGAGAAACACCCAAAACGAGAGTCGGTCGCTCCCGCACAAAACAATCTTACAACACCTCCGATGGAATGTTGATCACCCGTGAATACACTTCGGAGTTCTCGACCACGATACCCCACCATTCCGTCCCAGTAAGATTGTCGTCTCGGAGGGCCCGGAGTAACCGAACTCCTTCTGGAGTCAGAATCCGGATCATTACCTCAATCACGTTCGGGTAGGCCTGCGCTCCTGATCCGGCTGCGAAATACTCATCTTCACCTTGGTTCAATGGGAAGAGCAGGCCTCGCTGACCCCGGGTAAGAGTGTCGTCACTTATCTCGTAAAACCTTACGCCGAAATCGACCACGT contains:
- the hemE gene encoding uroporphyrinogen decarboxylase encodes the protein MASPRSSAGANSFNLMGLSRTRFLDALHCRNKDRAPVWLMRQAGRYLPEYRALKDRYSFRTLVKTPDLATEVTLQPLQRFPTIDAAILFSDILVIPEALGVDYRFRDEGGIELEKTVRTSSELATLEPAGTAERLNYVGDALRQLRSSLNGEKALIGFCGAPWTLALYLVEGGSPGEGKNLRSLLYRSSDLTIQLRDKITDSCIEYVRLQCESGADAIQLFDSWAGLCPADFYEVWCLEPVRKIQEACNRPLILFSRGAGHRLHDQCALRPNALGVDWSTPLSQAREIVGDKVALQGNFDPLILETEPEMVSKEIRSLLEERKDDPGFVLNGGHGLSPSTKIECVEALLGEVCRASAKPAR
- the trmD gene encoding tRNA (guanosine(37)-N1)-methyltransferase TrmD, translating into MRFDVITLFPAMLDGFLSESMVGKAIDRGLVEAAVHNLRKWATDKHQITDDRPFGGGAGMVLKPEPVFAAIEELQTDYSTVVYLAPDGEPLNHSIVMDLATVPHLILLSGHYEGIDERIREKLVDHEISIGDYVLTNGTLPAAVLIDAVSRQLPGVLGEAQSLGQDSFVEGLLGIPQYTRPAEFNGMKVPEVLLSGDHQKIELWRKAKRNERTSKRRPDLL